CGCCCGGCGGGTAGCCACGACCCTTTCGGCGTCTCCGATGCTCATGCGGCGCTGGAGACCGCCTATGGAATGATCGACGGTCAGATGGCCGCGGGGCAGCCCTGGGCCATTGGCGATACCTTTTCCCTGGCTGATTGCTCGGCGGCGCCGGCGCTGTTCTTCGCTTCGATCGTCCACCCCTTCGACGAGACCTACCCCAATCTCGCGGCCTATCTTGATCGCCTGCTGGCGCGGCCTTCGGTTGCGCGGGCCATTGGGGAGGCAAAGCCGTATTTTGAAATGTTCCCCTATCGGCACGCCATGCCGGCCCGCTATCTTGCGCTCTGATGACGACCCATATCACGCAAGCCGAGACGTCCCAGATCGACCGCATGTTCCAGGCTCTTGCCGACCCCTCTCGCAGGGCGATGGTCGAGCGGCTGAGCCGCGGACCGGCGTCCGTGAAGGAACTAGCCAGCCCTATCGCCATGGCACTGCCGTCGGCCGTCAAGCATCTTAAGGTGCTCGAGGACGGCGGCATCGTGCACTCGACCAAGAGCGGGCGGGTAAGGACCTACAGAATGAACCCGACGGCGCTAGACTTTATCGGCCAATGGGTGCAGCAGCGCGAACAGGCGCTCAATATCGCGTTCGACAAGCTGGCCCAGGCAATGGCCGAGCTCCCAGAGGAGGATGAAGAGGCATGAGCAGCCCCGTCAATCACACGACCTTCACTATCGTCCGCGACCTGCCCGGCAGCCCTCGCCATGCTTTCCGCTTCTGGTCCGAGCCGGAACTCAAGCGCAGATGGAACGACTGCCATGCCGACTGGACAGTGCTGGAGTCAGGCTTCGATTTCCGCGAAGGCGGCTCGGAAGTTTCGCTTTGGCGTATGCCGGAAGGGCAGACGCTGGGCGTGAGGACGCACTATTTCAGCGTCGTACCGGCCAAGCGGATCGTCTACGCCTATGAGATGAGCCTGGACGCGGTGAGCGTTTCGACATCGCTGGTAACGGTGGAATTCTCGCCGGGACCGAAGGGGACGACGATGACGTTCACCGAGCAGGCAGCGTTTCTGGACGGCAGCGATCCCAAGACCAGGCAAATCGGAACGAACGATGGGTTCGATCGACTAGTCGCGGTGATCGAGCAGGAGAATGCCGTTCAGCACTGAATGCGCTGCTAGGGCGGGGCGCGATGCGATTTGGGTAATATCGGCCCCCGGCTTTCGCCGGGGAAGAGAGATCGGGGATTGAGGAAGGGGTGGAGGCTTAGCCGGTGGCGCGAAGCGAGCCGGTGCCGCCGGCAGCCTGAACGGAGCGGGAGCCCGCCGATATTGCGGCGCCAAGGCAGGCTTGAGCGCTGCCATTTTCTAGCCAGGCATGGAGGAATCCGGCGTTGAAAGCGTCGCCTGCGCCAGTCGTATCCACGACTTCGACAGCTGGCGTAGCGCAGGAATGCACTTCGTCGTCCATCGCCAAGAGAGCGCCATCCGCGCCGCATTTGAGCGCGACGATGGGGAAGTGTCGGCTCAGACGTGCCAGAGCTTCGCTGGCATCTTCGCATCGCGTCAGCGCACGAGCTTCTTCGAGATTGGGCAGGAATACGTCCACGCCCGACGAGCGCTCGAAGAAGAGCGGATCAGCGATGAGTTCGTCATCCCAGCTCGGATCGAGCGAGACGGTGAGGCCCTTGGCCTTGGCCGCCGCTACGGCGCCAGGCATTTCGTGAAGCGTGGCGTATTCGGCGATGTGGAGATGCGTCGCATCCTGCCAGGCGAGCGCGTTCTCGAACGTGGCGGGGCGAGCATGGCCAGCGCGACGCGAGAGGAAGGCACGTTCTTCGTGCTGGACGATGACGACGGTTAGTTGCGGGCCGGCGGTTTCGTGGCGGTCGAGGAAGCGCAGGTCGATGCCGAGCTTGTCGATCTGGTCGGAAAGTGCCTCGGAGAGGCTATCCGTACCGAAACGAGCCAGGAGCGCAGAGGGGCGGCCCATGGCGCTGGCATGCGCCGCCGTGATGAGGGCGCCGCCACCAGGCGTCAGGTTGAAGTCGCGAGCGAAGATTTCGCGCCCGAGTTGAGGCATTGCGTCGAGGCCGCGAAAGACCATGTCGCAATAGATGCGGCCAAGGCTAAGGATAGCCTTGCCGCCAGTCTTTGCTGAAGTCATGCCCTGGCCAGAGCCTTTTCGGTAGTTGCGTCGAAGAGGTAGAGCGAACCGGGCTGTGCCTGGACACTCACCGTGCTGCCGACGGCCGGGACGACGCGGCCAGGCGCCGTAGCGATGAC
The sequence above is a segment of the Paradevosia shaoguanensis genome. Coding sequences within it:
- a CDS encoding ArsR/SmtB family transcription factor, which codes for MTTHITQAETSQIDRMFQALADPSRRAMVERLSRGPASVKELASPIAMALPSAVKHLKVLEDGGIVHSTKSGRVRTYRMNPTALDFIGQWVQQREQALNIAFDKLAQAMAELPEEDEEA
- a CDS encoding SRPBCC family protein; its protein translation is MSSPVNHTTFTIVRDLPGSPRHAFRFWSEPELKRRWNDCHADWTVLESGFDFREGGSEVSLWRMPEGQTLGVRTHYFSVVPAKRIVYAYEMSLDAVSVSTSLVTVEFSPGPKGTTMTFTEQAAFLDGSDPKTRQIGTNDGFDRLVAVIEQENAVQH
- a CDS encoding carbohydrate kinase family protein — protein: MTSAKTGGKAILSLGRIYCDMVFRGLDAMPQLGREIFARDFNLTPGGGALITAAHASAMGRPSALLARFGTDSLSEALSDQIDKLGIDLRFLDRHETAGPQLTVVIVQHEERAFLSRRAGHARPATFENALAWQDATHLHIAEYATLHEMPGAVAAAKAKGLTVSLDPSWDDELIADPLFFERSSGVDVFLPNLEEARALTRCEDASEALARLSRHFPIVALKCGADGALLAMDDEVHSCATPAVEVVDTTGAGDAFNAGFLHAWLENGSAQACLGAAISAGSRSVQAAGGTGSLRATG